A stretch of Henckelia pumila isolate YLH828 chromosome 4, ASM3356847v2, whole genome shotgun sequence DNA encodes these proteins:
- the LOC140865527 gene encoding serine/threonine-protein kinase-like protein At3g51990: MGYLSCKAESSISTADSHSSTSTCTSAKEKENPIAIQEFNYKDLELATNNFSDAKLLGRGSHGLVYKGVLRGGRLVAIKKPSRAAQRMENPYEFDNEFDILSSLQSPRLVNLVGFTKTGSRSQDRLLVVEFMSNGTLYDVLHLNSKPLNWGRRIKLALQTAKAIDTLHSLNPPVIHRDIKSANVLIDRNFNARLGDFGLALRCVDDFRLRSTPPAGTMGYLDPGYVTPDNLSTKTDVFSFGILLLEIISGRKAIDVGHSPPSIVDWAIPLIRKGNLLDIYDPRIGPPKDVSVRKHLAVVAAKCVRSCRERRPSMRDVVECLSEMSKLVPLHSWNGLANPCLMVESVGRPVQSRTSWVNSNRLDGDGCNVGAGKLLRNSRRVYSDLGVRSNLMELMADHIGDVEPELVSVTKASSFRVESSSLICKTDIRAMVFGMDKDGTLSSKRNRLVDEHSDSLSRKDDKIGSVTRTTDPGH, translated from the coding sequence ATGGGTTACCTCTCCTGTAAGGCAGAATCATCGATCTCCACGGCCGATTCCCATTCCTCGACTTCCACTTGTACCTCCGCCAAAGAAAAGGAAAACCCCATTGCCATCCAAGAATTCAACTACAAAGATCTTGAGTTGGCTACCAACAATTTCTCGGATGCGAAGCTTCTGGGCAGAGGCAGCCATGGACTGGTGTATAAAGGAGTCCTTCGTGGTGGCCGTCTCGTGGCTATCAAGAAACCCTCGAGAGCCGCGCAGAGAATGGAGAACCCGTATGAATTCGACAACGAGTTTGACATTCTGTCTAGTCTACAGAGCCCAAGATTAGTCAATCTTGTTGGGTTCACCAAGACTGGCTCCCGCTCCCAAGATCGTCTCTTGGTGGTTGAATTCATGAGCAACGGCACTCTTTATGATGTTTTGCATTTGAATTCTAAGCCCCTGAATTGGGGTAGAAGGATCAAATTGGCTCTGCAAACTGCTAAAGCCATTGACACACTGCATTCTTTGAATCCACCTGTAATTCATAGAGATATTAAGTCTGCTAATGTTTTGATTGACAGGAATTTCAATGCCAGATTAGGGGATTTCGGGTTGGCGTTGAGGTGTGTGGATGATTTCAGGTTGAGGTCAACTCCCCCTGCAGGGACAATGGGGTACTTGGATCCTGGTTATGTGACACCTGATAATTTAAGTACTAAGACTGATGTTTTTAGCTTTGGGATATTGCTTTTAGAGATCATTAGTGGGAGGAAGGCTATTGATGTGGGGCATTCACCGCCTTCGATTGTGGATTGGGCCATTCCTTTGATAAGGAAAGGGAATTTGTTGGACATTTATGATCCTAGGATTGGTCCTCCCAAGGATGTTTCTGTGAGAAAACATTTGGCTGTGGTGGCTGCTAAATGTGTGAGGTCTTGTAGGGAGAGGCGGCCCTCGATGAGGGATGTGGTCGAATGTTTGAGTGAGATGAGCAAACTGGTTCCCCTCCATTCTTGGAATGGTCTGGCTAATCCTTGTTTGATGGTTGAGTCGGTAGGAAGACCGGTTCAATCAAGAACTTCTTGGGTGAATTCAAACAGGCTGGATGGTGATGGTTGCAATGTTGGAGCTGGAAAGCTTCTTAGGAATTCGAGGAGAGTATACTCTGATCTGGGGGTTCGAAGCAATTTGATGGAGTTGATGGCTGACCATATTGGTGATGTAGAACCTGAATTGGTATCAGTTACAAAGGCTTCAAGTTTTAGAGTTGAAAGTTCTAGTCTCATTTGCAAGACCGATATTCGTGCCATGGTTTTTGGGATGGATAAAGATGGCACGTTATCGTCGAAGAGAAACCGGTTGGTCGACGAGCATTCGGATTCATTGTCCAGAAAAGACGATAAGATAGGTTCAGTTACTCGGACTACGGATCCTGGTCATTGA